The sequence below is a genomic window from Candidatus Zixiibacteriota bacterium.
CATGCTGTCCTTCCCTTCAGCTTGGAGCCTGTATTCCAGAAGCGGGAGCGCCACGCGTGTCCAAATCTCGCGCTGTCCCGAGAACTCAAGGACAAAGTCTCTGAAGCGTTTCCCAGAACTCTTTTCTCCGTATCGGTAGCCTGCTAGTGAATCGAGATAGCAGCTCATAAGTATGAGCCCTTCAATCTGATTCATATTCTCATTCAATCCGTTTTCTTGGATAAACTCCAGACGTGCGCGAAAATAGTCAAAGAAGAATTTGTTCGCTTGCTCTGCATCTGATAGTGTCACTTTCGGCAACTCCCTTTACGTGTTATGAACCCATAGTATTTATTTACGCGAGCTAAGTCAATGACAGGATGTCGCCACATCCTACTTGTCAGAAATTGCGTAGAAATAGGCAAAACCACTCTGTCACGCCACGCGTGACTTCGGGATTTTGCCCTACTGTGCTGGATACCGATTTTCATCGGTACGATAGCGCCGTGCGCTCTCTTTGATATCCATCCATGCGTCAGGATCTGCTCACTCCGTTCGCATCTGCTTTTCGCGGTGCTCAAGCAGACAGGGATCCTGACCTACAAATCACAGTCCGAGCAGTTTGATTTCGTAGTCGAAGCGGGTTGGTTTGATGCGGATCACCCAGCCGTCGCCATACGGATCCTCGAATGCTTTGTTTGGATCATCAAGAACCGTCTGGTTGACATCGGTCACCATGCCGGAGAGAGGCGATAGCACGCTGTGCGAAACTGTATCGGGAGTGAATACCTGCATATAGACGCTCCCCTGGCGGACCTCGTCGCCCTTGGATGGAAGATAGACAGCCTGGACTTTGCCGACTGCTTGAAGAAATCGCCTCTCGACCCCCATCAACACCACGCCATTATCCTGCAGCATCATCCAGCATTTTTCGCCAATTCGTTTGAATGATCTTATATCATCTTTGTCTATCTGCTGTATATGCTCCTCATCTGATAAGACCTGACCTCCGCCTGACCCGCCGCTGATGATATCGGCTGCTCTACGGACGACCGAAATCAGCTCTTTCCTCGAAAATGGTTTGGCGATATAGTCGAACGCCCCGAGCTGTGTTGCCTGAAGGGCGGTATTGATCGTGGCATAGCCGGTAATCATGATCACGGGCACATTCGGCCTGTAGTTCTTCACAATCTTCATGAACTCGAGTCCATCGATCTCCGGCATCATCAGATCGGTGAGCACCACATCGATGTCCTCGCTCTTCATGATTTGGAGCCCTTTCTCGGGAGAAAGAGCACAGTGAAGATTGTAATCCTCTTTTCTGAGGTGCTTCTGGATGCTGTCGAGCACGATCTGTTCGTCGTCAACCACCAGAACTCCGATTTTCTGAGCCATGATACTACTCCTGAACTGTCGTCCGTTTTTCTCCCGGCTTGATATAGAACACACTAAGCCGGCAACACGATTCTGAAAACCGCTCCACCGCTTTCCGGCATCTCGACTTCAATGACTCCTCCATGCCTTTGTACGATTCCACGGCTGACCGCCAGCCCCAATCCGTTGGAGCCTTTGGTGGAGAAGAATGGTTCGAATATCTTGCTCACCAAATCTTCGGACACTCCGGGTCCGCTGTCTTCGACCGTGATAACACAACTGTTACTCTTTTTCTCATAGCTCGTGCTGAGGATGATTATTCCCTTACCCCCCATGGCATCCGCTGCGTTCAGCATCATGTTCAAAATTACCTGCTGAATCTGGTGCGGATCGCATTTGATGTGCGGCGCCTCTTTCGACCTGATCTTCTCGAGTGCGATATTCCTGAACTGCGGCAGCTTCTCGACAAGCAATATTGCCTGGTCGATCACGACATTAGGATCGAGCAATTCGAAGTCGGGAGCTTCCTGCCGAGCGAAATCGAGAAGATTTCTGACAATGTCACGGCATCGGAGGGCTTCGCGTATGATGACTTTAACATCGTCTCTGTGATTGTCAGATTCCGGCAAATCCTCGAGCATATCTTCAGCGTAGGCCAGAACTCCGGTCAAGGGGTTGTTGATTTCGTGCGCCACCTCCGCCGCGAGTCTTCCGACCGCGGCTAGCTTCTCCGTCCTGAACAATTGATTCTGCAGATCTTTCTCGGATGTCACATCCCGAGCAATAGTACAGACGCCGATAGTGCTGCCTTTGTAATCTGCGAGGGGAAATCGCACTGTCTGAAAGTAGTGATCCAGATCGTCGATATTGATGATTTCATCGTACGTGTGATGCCGGTTTGTCGCGATGACCTCCTGGTCGTGACGTTGAATCACTGCCGCAAGCTTCGGGGGGAAAATATCTTCGGCTTGTTTGCCGATAAAATCGGATGCTTCGCGATGGAATGCCTTTGCGATTACCGGGTTTACTATAATGTAATAACCATCGATATCTTTGATGGATATCCAGTCATTTGCACAGTCAATGAAACTCTTGAATCTCTGCTCGGCACTTTCGATCTCACGGCGCAGTTTCACCCTTTCGGTGATGCGGTGCCATGTGCCGAGGATCTCATCCACCGTACCATCCTGACGCACGACCGGCGTGCGAGTAACCTCCCAGTATGTCTCCTGCGGCAAGCCGGTTCTCCAGATTACCGTGTGTGGTTTGCCCGTTTCGAAAACATTATCGATCATCGATGTTGATTCCGAATGCTGAGTTGCGAACGGTGTTCCTGCAAAAAGCTCCTCGGTAGTCTTACCGATCGTCTCCTGCGGCGCCAGATCGACGAAACGTGCAAAACTGGCATTGGCCTTCACCACGCGCTGCTCTTTGTTCAGGACCGCCGCAAGATCGGGAATCGTGTCGAACAGGCTCTGAAGGAACATCCTCTCTCTTTCGACCTTCTTTTCGAGTTCGGTCATCTCTATGAGCTGAGCGTCCCGCTCTTCCTGCGCATTGACCAAATCCCAGAAGATGTGTGCGAAGGTGTGATCGATCAGCTTGACTCCGGGGGGGAGCAGCTTGTAGATGTTTTCAAGTACCGCATCGCTGCCGGTCAGCTCGAGAATCAGCTCCAGACCTGGTGTCGCCAGAGCCTTCTCGATATCGGTGGTTGTGGAGATTCCGCGATCACGCGCGCAGATCATGCCGGGTGTATCCATATCGATATCCACGACGCACTCGATATCCAGCACAAGCTCCCGGAGGAACGATCCGAGAGCAAGATCGATAATAGCGCAACAACCTTTGCCTCCTCCAATGATAACCGTCTTCATTTCGGTGATCTTTCAGCGAGAAGGACAATCGAATTCCCACACGATGCAGCCGCATGTGCTTGTGCAGCGTTCATCAAAACTCCGTGTAGAGCATGTCTTTATACTCCGCAAGCAACCCTACCAAATCAGTGTAATAGCCTCTCGGCCTGGTCGTGAAATGGAGCAGTATGTCACTTAGTTTCGGCGATATATAAGGATAGAGTTTTCTCAGGTTCATGACGCGGTATTCGAAGAATGCGGAAGCGTCCTCAGACGTCAGGCTGTTCTTCACCTTATCGGAGAATTCCTTTCCCCTCATGACCTGCTGAAATGACTTGATCCCTTTGGCAACTGAGTAGTTGATGATGTTTCCAATACTCCAGACATCATAGTCTGACACATGCTGATTCAAATCGAAATCGATCCAGCGGTACTCCCCGGTCTTGGCGTCGATGATTATATGGTCGTTGCGTATGTCGCCGTGAAATGTCCCGTGACGGTGCAGAAATGCGATCGCCTCGAAGCTGTCGGTAAGTTTGTGCAATATGTCCTTAAGGTCCTCGTAATAGTACTGCTCGTGACGCTTGTCGATGTCATGGATGTGCCAGAAAAGTGTCTTCCCCTTGATATAATCGATTATGCGAATGCGGTTTTCCTTCTCATCCATCAAAGTGTAGCCCTGCATGAACCGGGTGTCGCCTTTTGCGATATCAAGAACGAATGCCTCCTTTTCGGGGCTTCGATAACAGTGAATTCTGAATACGCCAACGTGCACATGGAAATCTTCATAAAACACAGTTTTTATTATTTTGATCTCACCGGTTTCAAGATCAATCGCGTTGAACACCCAATACTTAGGCTGTTCACCAATGCCGAACCGGGTCTCGTGCTGGTTGCCCTTGACAACAAAGTCTCGACCACCCAGCCGTAGAACATCGCCGCGCTGGATTCGCGTCCAATCGGAGGTGTCTGTGACTATCTTTGAATGAGTGACACTCACCCATCCTGTCAGTTCCCTAATACGGGCTTGCATCCGTTTCTGCTCGTTCATATAATCAATCTCAGAAGAGGTCCAGGAACATCAGTACATAACTCGCCTCATACAGGATCAAGGCTCTCGCGATTGAAAAACTATGTGAATACCCCTTATTATGCAAGTTCTTTCTGTTTAGATCGCATAACATCTCCAGAACCGCATCGATGCAGGCTGGAGTAAGGACGCACTTAGATTATCGGCATTCTGTTTATGTGATTAAGGAACACGCGATAGGCTGGATCAGAACCTGTAAGTGAGTGAGAGAGTGAGAGCATCATTCGCCGGATCATCGAAAGGAGGAGTGACATCGACATCGAAGCCTGCGAGGTGAGCATCAACGTAAGCATCTATCATCGACAGGAAGAGAGTCAACCCGGATAGCCACATGTATAGATTCCGCCTGTCTTTGTAAAAGTTGTAGTCATTATAGTAGATGCTGCGGTTGACGAAATTATCTTCGCCGGTGAATCTGTCATAGGCCTTGTCTGTCAGATCCCAATATCGGACAGCCTGTACGAGTACATAGCCCTCCCCCGCCATTACAACCAATCCTTTGACATACTTTCTGTTGTAGAGCTGACCCCATCCCGGAAATGCGACTGATCTTAGAAGAGCACCCATCGGCGGACGAGTATTTCCCATGGAATTCGACTTGAGGGCGGTATCGGCCTCAAGAACGATCAGACTTGTGTCCGGAGTGTCTGTAGGTTCGGTATCGTCGGCAAAAGCGCCTCCGTACAGGAGAAGCAGAATGATCATGACGGTGGAAATCTGCACTTTTTTCCTCATGTCAAATTATACTGTCCGTGGGACAGGTGTATCCATATTAGATAGCTAGTTACCTATTTACAAGTCAAAAAGTCACTTAATGGCTTGACCTGATCGCGGTCATTGGTGATATTTGGTTTGCTATGTCAAGTGTTTCGAAGAAATTGAGAGACCTGCTTTCAAGTGATGTGCCGACGGCTATACTGACAGGTGCGGGAGTCTCTGCCGAGTGCGGTATTCCGACCTTTCGGGGTGACGACGGCTTGTGGAAGAAGTTCAAGCCGCAGGAGTTAGCAAATGTAGATGCTTTTCTCAGGAATCCGGAGTTGGTCTGGAACTGGTATCAGCATCGCAGGGAGATAATCAACAATGTCGAGCCTAATCCGGGTCATTTCTGCCTCGCTCGTATCGAGCAGAAGCTCTCTGATTTTACGCTGATTACGCAGAATATTGATGGTCTTCATCGCCGGGCGGGCAGCCAGAATATTCTCGAGCTTCACGGCAACATTCAGCGAAACAAGTGTATAAAATGCAGTCGGTTATATGAAGAACTTGTTGACGAGGAGTCAGAAACTGTGCCGAGTTGCGAGTGCGGTGGAATGATACGCCCTGATGTTGTGTGGTTCGGTGAGATGCTTCCACAGGAAATCCTTCAGAAGGCATACAAGGCTACCGAGCGCTCAGCGCTCTTTCTTTCGATAGGGACATCTGCACTTGTACAGCCAGCCGCGTCGTTGCCTCTGCTTGCGCAGCACCGGGGTGCGTATCTGGTCGAAATCAATACCGAGCCGACAGTACTGACTGATTTGGCCGACGAACACTTTGAAGGCAAATTTGGCGAGATATTTCCACGAATTATCGAGGAGTGTGGCCTCGAATGATCCTTCCCGCGGCTAAATTCCACATGGACTCAATCAGCGAAAGACTTGACCGCCTAAAATTACGCATGTCAGACTGTGACCTCTGCCCGAGGCGATGTCATGTCGACAGGCGTTCCGGAAATGTCGGTATATGCGGGATGGACTCCCAGATCAGGATTGCATCGGCAAATCTTCATTTCGGCGAGGAGCCACCCCTCTCCGGAACACGCGGTTCGGGGACAATTTTCCTGACGGGCTGCAATCTCAAATGTGTCTATTGTCAGAATTTTCCCATCAGTCAGATGCGACATGGGCGCACAATTACGCCCGATGAACTGGTCGAGACGATGCTTGAGCTGGAGAGACGCGGGGCGCACAACATCAATTTCGTGACACCGACTCATTACATTGCTGCAATAGCTGAGGCGATTGTTGACACGCGCGATCGAGGATTGGCAGCGCCCATCGTATACAATTCATCCGGGTACGATGCGGTCGATGTTCTCAAGGAAATCGACGGGTTAATTGATATATATCTACCCGATATGAGGTATTCCGACTCCGACAACGCGCAATGTTACTCTTCGGCGCCAGACTACCGGACTGTCAACCGCGCGGCGATCAAAGAGATGTTCCGGCAAGTTGGCCCTCTTCAGACCGACAGCGATGGTGTAGCCGTACGCGGTCTGATCATCCGCCATCTGGTACTTCCGGAGAATGCATCAGGGACTGAAGAAACTCTCCGTTTCATCGCAGAGGAGATATCTACCAAGTGTCATATAAGCCTAATGTCACAATATTTTCCTGCCCACCGCGCCGAGACTATCGAGCCACTTAATCGACGGATAACTTCGGAGGAGTACAAGCGCGCTACAAAATGGATGCGGAAATACAAACTCGAGAATGGCTGGTGTCAGAATGAAGAAATATAGCCTGTTGTTGCCGATCCTGATGGTCCTGATATCGGGGTGCGTTTATTACAATTTGTTCTTTCTTGCGAAGAAGAACTTCAATGAAGCAGAATCCATGCGGAAAAGGTCTGGTCAGGAGATAGTCAGAGGAGGCGCCAGTTCCAGGTACCAGACAGCAATTGAAAAAGCTTCGGCAGTTCTGGAGCTGCATCCAAATAGCAAGTATGTCGACGATGCGCTCTACATGATTGGAAGATCATTCTATCATCAAGGGGAGTTCTCGAAGGCGGAAACCAAGTTTCGTGAACTGCTCGCCACTTATCCCAAGTCAGAGTACGTCGAAAGCTCCATTTTCTATCTCGGTAAGTCTCGATACTGGAAAGAGGATTGGATCGGTGCAAGGGAAGCATTCGAACGTCTTGATTCGACCACTGACGATAAGAATTTGCGGTCGCAGGCAATGTACATGCTCGGAGAGATTCTCTATGCGCAGGAAGAATATGAAAAATCGATTCTGCGATTCTATAGCTGCCTTGATGAGTTCGGAAAGGCCAGCGAAGCGGGACAGACGCAGTTCAAGATCGCCCAGGCGTATTATCTGATGGGTAATTACTCTGCGGCTAAGGATGCCTATGTATCGGTCGGCAAGTACGACGTTGAAGATTCTCTAAAATTCAGATCTCTCTACAATGCGGGGGATTGTTATTACCAGCTTGCGAAGCCTGACAGCGGGCTTATTATATTCACCGAGCTAGCCAACGACGAGAAGAATTACAGCCTGATGCCGGATATTTTGCTTCAAACGGCTCGTGGCCAAGAACTTAAAGGGGAATACGATACAGCCATTGCAACCTATAGAAAGTTGATCGAAGAATATCCGAAGACTGAACAGTCAGCGGTCTCATTCTATCAGTTGGGTCTCATACATCAGGATCAGCTTTTTGATCTCGAAACAGCAAAGGCCATGTATGATTCATCGACTGCCAGCAGATCGAACACGTCGGTCAGTAAGGATGCGTTTAGTCGCTCTTCTGACATTGCCAAGCTCAAATCGTATCGCGAAGGCATGGACGCTGATTCGATCGGCGAGACCTCCGAAAGTCAGTATCTTCTTGCAGAATTATTCCTGACCCAGCTTAATCAGCCCGACTCGGCACTCCATGAGTACCAGTGGCTGATTGACAGTTTCCCGGAAAGCAAATATGCACCGAGGGCGCTTCTTGCCGTCGGTTGGATAAACGAGTACACTTACGGCGACACTGCGACTGCGTTGTCCTATTATCATCAGTTGCTGCAGGACTATCCGTCGTGCGACCTTGTGCCGATCACTCTCAGGCGTCTCGACATTGATCCAGACTCCACCGATTACGATTACCCGGCTCGTCGCTACAGTCAGGGAGAACAGATTTTACTGACGACAATGGATTATAATGCTGCAAACGAAGTGTTTCAATCGATTGTCGACGACTTTCCGGAGAGCGAATATGTGCCCAAAGCGGAGTGGGCAATTGCCTGGTCCACCTCGCGGTTTCAGAATATCGCTGACCCTGACTCATCCGATTCGGGTAAACTCATAGTCGATTCAACTTTCATTCATGCATATCAGCGAGTGGCAGAGCTGTACAAGGATACTGAATACGGTCGGGAAGCGGGAAGGCTTCTACAAGGCCAGGTCAGTTCCGGTGCGAAAGCGCATGAAGCCGAGGAGGAAGTCGGTCAGGACTCGACTCTGTTTACTGAAGCTGAGTTTGACTCGGTTGCATATCAGGATTCCGTCACAAGAGCAATCGAGGAAGAGATGAATGAGCTGCCGCTCATGGAGAAGCCTCCGACCGTAACCGGTGAGTTTGTGTATCCGATCACTGCCTACAACGATCTCTGGGAGGGATCCATCAAGTTCAAGATCAAAATGGACTTCACCGGTAAAGTGGAGGACTGGGTGATACTGCAGGGGTCAGGTTACGAAGATGTTGATATAGCGGCTGCGGAGACTCTCAAAGACACCTTCTTTAACCCAGCCGACGTCGATCCGCTGCTGTACGGCAAGTGGTTCCTGTACGTCTACAATATCAGACTTCCAGAAGAATTGAGGAGAAACCTGAATAGATGAAGAACCACCATCCGTGCGTCCTGCTGACAAAGAACGAGAAGTTTGGAGACGATCTTTTTAAACTCACCTTTCAATCGGCTGAGATAGCATCGAATTTGAAGCCCGGAAACTTTGTACACATCAAAGTGACTCCTCAAATGGACCCGCTTTTCCGCAGAGCGATGAGCGTGCACTCATGTAACGGTGACTCGTTCACTGTATTCTTCAGAGTTGTTGGACGGGGCACAAAGCTGCTATCTGAATTTCGCGAAGGAGACGAACTCGACCTTCTCGGCCCACTCGGAAATTCGTTTATGCTTCCCGGATCTGAAGATATCCCGATTATGGTGGCAGGTGGAACCGGAATACCTCCGCTGCATTTCTACGCAACATTGCTCCTGAGACAGAGTATTGGCAATAGAGACGGGATTCGATTCCTGTGCGGCATATCAAGCAAATCGGATCTGCCTTTGGTCAGAGACGTGCAGGCACTTGGGGTGGATGTGAAGTTGTCGAGCGATGACGGGAGCGTCGGGCACCATGGATTCGTGACTGATATTCTCGAGGCCGAGTTGAGCGATATCGACAGCAATCGCGCTGTCGTATATTCCTGCGGACCGGAGAACATGCTGCGCGCTGTCGCCGCGATCTGCCTGGAAAGCAATATTCGCTGTCAGGTATCTCTCGAGGGCAGCATGCCATGCGGGCTTGGCACATGTCTCGGTTGTGTAGTGCGGTCTACCGAAAGTGATACTGAGTTCAAGAGAATCTGCAAGGAAGGTCCGGTCTTTAATGC
It includes:
- a CDS encoding TonB family protein, producing the protein MKKYSLLLPILMVLISGCVYYNLFFLAKKNFNEAESMRKRSGQEIVRGGASSRYQTAIEKASAVLELHPNSKYVDDALYMIGRSFYHQGEFSKAETKFRELLATYPKSEYVESSIFYLGKSRYWKEDWIGAREAFERLDSTTDDKNLRSQAMYMLGEILYAQEEYEKSILRFYSCLDEFGKASEAGQTQFKIAQAYYLMGNYSAAKDAYVSVGKYDVEDSLKFRSLYNAGDCYYQLAKPDSGLIIFTELANDEKNYSLMPDILLQTARGQELKGEYDTAIATYRKLIEEYPKTEQSAVSFYQLGLIHQDQLFDLETAKAMYDSSTASRSNTSVSKDAFSRSSDIAKLKSYREGMDADSIGETSESQYLLAELFLTQLNQPDSALHEYQWLIDSFPESKYAPRALLAVGWINEYTYGDTATALSYYHQLLQDYPSCDLVPITLRRLDIDPDSTDYDYPARRYSQGEQILLTTMDYNAANEVFQSIVDDFPESEYVPKAEWAIAWSTSRFQNIADPDSSDSGKLIVDSTFIHAYQRVAELYKDTEYGREAGRLLQGQVSSGAKAHEAEEEVGQDSTLFTEAEFDSVAYQDSVTRAIEEEMNELPLMEKPPTVTGEFVYPITAYNDLWEGSIKFKIKMDFTGKVEDWVILQGSGYEDVDIAAAETLKDTFFNPADVDPLLYGKWFLYVYNIRLPEELRRNLNR
- a CDS encoding radical SAM protein, which produces MDSISERLDRLKLRMSDCDLCPRRCHVDRRSGNVGICGMDSQIRIASANLHFGEEPPLSGTRGSGTIFLTGCNLKCVYCQNFPISQMRHGRTITPDELVETMLELERRGAHNINFVTPTHYIAAIAEAIVDTRDRGLAAPIVYNSSGYDAVDVLKEIDGLIDIYLPDMRYSDSDNAQCYSSAPDYRTVNRAAIKEMFRQVGPLQTDSDGVAVRGLIIRHLVLPENASGTEETLRFIAEEISTKCHISLMSQYFPAHRAETIEPLNRRITSEEYKRATKWMRKYKLENGWCQNEEI
- a CDS encoding PAS domain-containing protein produces the protein MKTVIIGGGKGCCAIIDLALGSFLRELVLDIECVVDIDMDTPGMICARDRGISTTTDIEKALATPGLELILELTGSDAVLENIYKLLPPGVKLIDHTFAHIFWDLVNAQEERDAQLIEMTELEKKVERERMFLQSLFDTIPDLAAVLNKEQRVVKANASFARFVDLAPQETIGKTTEELFAGTPFATQHSESTSMIDNVFETGKPHTVIWRTGLPQETYWEVTRTPVVRQDGTVDEILGTWHRITERVKLRREIESAEQRFKSFIDCANDWISIKDIDGYYIIVNPVIAKAFHREASDFIGKQAEDIFPPKLAAVIQRHDQEVIATNRHHTYDEIINIDDLDHYFQTVRFPLADYKGSTIGVCTIARDVTSEKDLQNQLFRTEKLAAVGRLAAEVAHEINNPLTGVLAYAEDMLEDLPESDNHRDDVKVIIREALRCRDIVRNLLDFARQEAPDFELLDPNVVIDQAILLVEKLPQFRNIALEKIRSKEAPHIKCDPHQIQQVILNMMLNAADAMGGKGIIILSTSYEKKSNSCVITVEDSGPGVSEDLVSKIFEPFFSTKGSNGLGLAVSRGIVQRHGGVIEVEMPESGGAVFRIVLPA
- a CDS encoding response regulator, which codes for MAQKIGVLVVDDEQIVLDSIQKHLRKEDYNLHCALSPEKGLQIMKSEDIDVVLTDLMMPEIDGLEFMKIVKNYRPNVPVIMITGYATINTALQATQLGAFDYIAKPFSRKELISVVRRAADIISGGSGGGQVLSDEEHIQQIDKDDIRSFKRIGEKCWMMLQDNGVVLMGVERRFLQAVGKVQAVYLPSKGDEVRQGSVYMQVFTPDTVSHSVLSPLSGMVTDVNQTVLDDPNKAFEDPYGDGWVIRIKPTRFDYEIKLLGL
- a CDS encoding NAD-dependent deacylase encodes the protein MSSVSKKLRDLLSSDVPTAILTGAGVSAECGIPTFRGDDGLWKKFKPQELANVDAFLRNPELVWNWYQHRREIINNVEPNPGHFCLARIEQKLSDFTLITQNIDGLHRRAGSQNILELHGNIQRNKCIKCSRLYEELVDEESETVPSCECGGMIRPDVVWFGEMLPQEILQKAYKATERSALFLSIGTSALVQPAASLPLLAQHRGAYLVEINTEPTVLTDLADEHFEGKFGEIFPRIIEECGLE
- a CDS encoding dihydroorotate dehydrogenase electron transfer subunit, encoding MKNHHPCVLLTKNEKFGDDLFKLTFQSAEIASNLKPGNFVHIKVTPQMDPLFRRAMSVHSCNGDSFTVFFRVVGRGTKLLSEFREGDELDLLGPLGNSFMLPGSEDIPIMVAGGTGIPPLHFYATLLLRQSIGNRDGIRFLCGISSKSDLPLVRDVQALGVDVKLSSDDGSVGHHGFVTDILEAELSDIDSNRAVVYSCGPENMLRAVAAICLESNIRCQVSLEGSMPCGLGTCLGCVVRSTESDTEFKRICKEGPVFNAGEVKI